Proteins found in one Anopheles aquasalis chromosome 3, idAnoAquaMG_Q_19, whole genome shotgun sequence genomic segment:
- the LOC126576875 gene encoding uncharacterized protein LOC126576875: protein MASARGIHSTASARSGHRKPAPPTNRELTVGLVGAIVRFTLDIPNALLGPEEITSRQLLIWLRPIVEKLGKLIERIRHVCQQTQTESGEAAGQPPPTTSASGPASGFSHPLHRSTPVLSVENNVSDVSGGPLGPSVGTGPCHGLAQPTEDTPCRKVYIQRDGNYAIRETTERRGPSGTFQRVTKTISGPDVAILMSITSQLSELPALTVDRPVGE, encoded by the coding sequence ATGGCAAGTGCGCGTGGCATCCATTCGACCGCGAGTGCTAGGAGTGGCCATCGGAAACCCGCTCCACCGACCAACCGTGAGCTAACGGTGGGGCTCGTCGGTGCGATAGTTCGTTTTACACTCGACATACCAAATGCCCTCCTGGGGCCGGAAGAAATCACTTCTCGACAGCTGCTCATCTGGTTGCGGCCAATCGTCGAGAAGCTGGGTAAGCTGATCGAACGAATCCGACACGTGTGTCAACAAACGCAAACCGAATCCGGCGAGGCCGCggggcaaccaccaccgacaaccaGCGCGTCCGGACCAGCATCCGGCTTCAGTCATCCGCTACACCGCTCGACACCGGTGCTGAGTGTGGAGAACAACGTATCTGATGTTAGCGGTGGGCCATTGGGGCCGTCCGTAGGCACCGGCCCGTGCCATGGTTTGGCCCAGCCGACGGAAGACACACCGTGTCGAAAGGTTTACATCCAGCGGGATGGTAATTACGCCATCCGCGAAACTACCGAAAGGCGTGGACCGAGTGGCACATTTCAGCGAGTAACCAAAACCATCAGCGGACCAGACGTCGCCATCCTGATGAGCATTACGAGCCAACTGTCGGAGCTGCCGGCCCTGACGGTGGATCGACCGGTGGGCGAGTGA